In the genome of Ensifer sp. WSM1721, the window CCAACGATCCGGAAAAAGGCTTTCGCTACGCGCTGAACTATGCGCGCCGTTATCTGACCTCTCCCTATGCTAGCCAGTTTGCAGACGTCTTCGTCGAACTCGCGGTCACGCATTTCGACGAGAAGGCCGAGCAGAGGGTATCGGAAATCCTCGCCTTCATGGACGATGCGCACCAGCGTGAGGTCTATCTGCGCGTTGCGCGGCGCGCCGCCATTGCCGGAAAGCAGGCGCTCGCGCGTCTTGCGTCGAAGCGCGCCGAAGACCTGGCAGAGGAGAGCGGCTCGCAATCGCAGGTGCTCGCGAGCTTCTATGAGGGACTCGTTGCGGTGCCCTCGGATGATGTCCTCGCCGCGACGCAAACCCTGAGCGCGATCCCCGACGAAAAGCTTTCGCCGCGCGATCGCGCCTTGCGCAAGGCGGCGAAGGCGATCGCCGATGCGGTCGTGCGGCCGCCGATCGATGAAAGCTCCGCGCAAGCGTCCGCGTCTAAAGACGATAGACCCGCCGGGGAGGAAAGCCAGGCGGCCGCCGAGGAAACCGGAAGCGGCATCAGTCCCTTCGGACAGACTGCCGATGCGCAATCGCCCGGAGCGGGTGATGGCGACGCAATCGCCGCCGATGCCGCTCAATCCGGCGACCCGGTTCTCGACGGCTTTCTTGCGAGCGGGCGTTCGAAGATCGAGCAGATCGACGCGCTCCTGAAGGAGGAGAGACAATGAGGCCACTTGACCAGAGTTTGGGTGCGGCGGCCGCGGCCTCGACCGGCAGGCCGGGTTCGCGGCATGGCCGTGGACAGGCCGAGGCTCCACCCGGCGCCTTCGGGGAGGCGGTTGCCGACGCCGGTCGCCAGAAGGCGCAGGGCCAGGCCGCAGCCCAAGCGGCAAATGGTTCAGATGTTCCTGCGGATGACGTCGCCGGCGCCGGTCGCGGCGCGAACCTCTCGATCGCGAGGAATGGCCGCGAGGAAAGCCTACCGGGATCGGTAGCGGTCGATGCGCCTCCTGAGGGCGAAGCCTTGCCGTCGGCGGCTTCCAACGCGGGCCGCGACGCTGCGGCGAAACCGGTTCGCCGAAACTCGGCGATGGTCTTGGCGCAGGCGTCGCCCAAGGGCGAACGGAGCGTCGGCGTAGAGGAAAAGGCGGCGCCGACCGAGGAGGGTTCCTCGCGTCGAAACGTGCGGACGGTGAGCGATGTCGCGGAGGAGCCGGTCGGCGCCGATACGCCGGACGGCAGTGGGGGTACCGCTGAAACGGGGGCGGCAAGCGGTACCGTCAGCGATCTGCTGACGATGCTCGGCGGTGCCACGCCGGTATCGGTTGGCGTTCCTCCGGGGAACGGGGCAGAGCTTAGCTCGAAGAGTCACGCCGCTGCCGGCGTGTCAGAGAGAACGGCAGACGGCATCCTGGCGGGTGCAGCGGATGGGGGGCAGTCGCAGGCTGGAGAGCCCACGCTGGACGGCGGATTGGATCAGCTCTTCCGCTTCGCCCGCGCCGACGGCAGGGGACAGGCCGTCTCCATGAGCATCTCGCAGGACGGCGAGAGGGTCGCCGTCGAGAACAGCAGGTCGTCGGCCGGCGCCAAGGGCGAAACCGTCACCGTTCTGGAGGCGCGCCGCTATCTCGGTCTGGCGATGAACACCAACGCAACATCCGTAACCAATGCGATCGCCGGCGATGGCGGGTGGGCCGAGACGCTGCAATCCAGCGCGACCGCGGCGCAACCTGAAGCCTGGAGCCAGGCAGGCAAGACGCTGAACACGCTGAAGATCCAGATGCATCCGATCGAGCTCGGTGTCGTGACCGCCACGCTGAGGCTCAAGGACGACGAACTCCAGGTCGACTTGAAGGTGGAAACGGGTGAGGCCTTCCGCCAATTGCAGGACGACCAGGGCGAGATGGTGAAGGCGCTGCGTGCGCAAGGATTTGCGGTCGACCAGGTGAACGTCGTCTTCAATGCCGGTGGCGATGCATCGAGCGGCAACGGCTCGCAACCGCAGGCGCAGACCCAGTTCGGGGGACAGGGCCGCGAGCGGGCAGGGGACGATGGCGGCGAGCGGCGTCAACGGCAGGATGGCGGGCAGGCGGCGATGGAAAGGTGGACCGGCAATGATGCAATGGATGACGCGCCGATTGGTGCTGAGCGCCCTCGCACTGGCCACGTCTACATGTAGCGCTTTTGCGAGCGCCGGCGTATGCGAGCGTGAAATCCTTTCCGCCGCCTCGAAATACGGCATTCCCGCAGGCATTCTCTATTCCGTCGGCTTGACGGAGACCGGCCGCAAGGGATCGCTTCAGCCCTATGCGATGAACATTGAGGGCAAGGCCTATTTCGGGACCGACATAGAGGATGTTCTGGCGCGCTTCGGTGCGGCGCGCGCTGAGGGCGCGAAGCTCATCGATCTCGGCTGCATGCAGATCAACTACCACTTCCACGGCGAGCACTTCAGCTCTCCGCAAGAGATGCTTGATCCCCGCAGGAATGTCGAATATGCCGCGCGCTTTCTCTCCAACCTGCGCGCCAAGCACGAGAGCTGGACCATGGCCGTCGCTCGCTACCACGCCGGTCCCAACAACGATCCGGCGCAGAAGAAATATGTCTGCCGGGTGATCGCGAATCTCGTCGCGACCGGCTACGGCAAGTGGACGCCGAACGCGCTGCGGTTTTGTCAATAATCAACCTTTGATTGCCTTTTGGGCGGCAGTCCCGCATTGTGGCGACAATGCGGAGAGATTGTGATCGCAAGCAATTTCGTCACCGCGCATTAACTTTTCCACACGATTTTAGTGGCATGATTAACAGCTACCTACTAGATATAGATCAAATCGGCACGCAATCCTTAATCAACTATTAAAATCTCCCATTAACTTCCTCTAGTTGTTCGTGAATCCTTGGATTCGTACCTCTTTCTCAACGAGGCACCCATATTGATTCGGAGGCGGACGAATGATCGTGGTGGTTGATGAGAGAGAGCTCGTAAAGGACGGCTACGCGTCCCTGTTCGGGCGCGAGGGCATTCCCTCGACGGGGTTTGATCCAAGGGAGTTCGGCGAGTGGGTGAGCACCGCCGCCGATTCCGATATCGACGCAGTCGAGGCGTTCCTGATCGGGCAGGGCGAGAGCGCGTTCAGCCTGCCGCGCGCGATCCGCGACCGCTCCCAGGCGCCGGTCATCGCGATGAGCGACACCCCGTCGCTCGAAAACACGCTGGCGCTCTTCGACTGCGGCGTCGACGATGTTGTGCGTAAACCGGTGCACCCGAGGGAGATCCTCGCGCGCGTCGCAGCGATCCGCCGGCGTTTGAAGGCGATCGCCAATTA includes:
- the motC gene encoding chemotaxis protein MotC; this translates as MLKRLGAILATSALAVPLAVGLARANGSEELAPFKMIRSLQYVQDSVVLGDHSAIEMQRFMLGAIDERLRAADPSAFRDPRNVDAALVYVMSGGNPATLDFLADRDVEGNFDSRVTDALRQYLNGKGPLIVENLSKAAPEYKNARIGPYLFLILGNATSQQDPVAAMKYYDWARLTAPGTIIEEAALRRSASLAAQANDPEKGFRYALNYARRYLTSPYASQFADVFVELAVTHFDEKAEQRVSEILAFMDDAHQREVYLRVARRAAIAGKQALARLASKRAEDLAEESGSQSQVLASFYEGLVAVPSDDVLAATQTLSAIPDEKLSPRDRALRKAAKAIADAVVRPPIDESSAQASASKDDRPAGEESQAAAEETGSGISPFGQTADAQSPGAGDGDAIAADAAQSGDPVLDGFLASGRSKIEQIDALLKEERQ
- a CDS encoding flagellar hook-length control protein FliK, with product MRPLDQSLGAAAAASTGRPGSRHGRGQAEAPPGAFGEAVADAGRQKAQGQAAAQAANGSDVPADDVAGAGRGANLSIARNGREESLPGSVAVDAPPEGEALPSAASNAGRDAAAKPVRRNSAMVLAQASPKGERSVGVEEKAAPTEEGSSRRNVRTVSDVAEEPVGADTPDGSGGTAETGAASGTVSDLLTMLGGATPVSVGVPPGNGAELSSKSHAAAGVSERTADGILAGAADGGQSQAGEPTLDGGLDQLFRFARADGRGQAVSMSISQDGERVAVENSRSSAGAKGETVTVLEARRYLGLAMNTNATSVTNAIAGDGGWAETLQSSATAAQPEAWSQAGKTLNTLKIQMHPIELGVVTATLRLKDDELQVDLKVETGEAFRQLQDDQGEMVKALRAQGFAVDQVNVVFNAGGDASSGNGSQPQAQTQFGGQGRERAGDDGGERRQRQDGGQAAMERWTGNDAMDDAPIGAERPRTGHVYM
- a CDS encoding transglycosylase SLT domain-containing protein translates to MTRRLVLSALALATSTCSAFASAGVCEREILSAASKYGIPAGILYSVGLTETGRKGSLQPYAMNIEGKAYFGTDIEDVLARFGAARAEGAKLIDLGCMQINYHFHGEHFSSPQEMLDPRRNVEYAARFLSNLRAKHESWTMAVARYHAGPNNDPAQKKYVCRVIANLVATGYGKWTPNALRFCQ
- the rem gene encoding transcriptional activator Rem, coding for MIVVVDERELVKDGYASLFGREGIPSTGFDPREFGEWVSTAADSDIDAVEAFLIGQGESAFSLPRAIRDRSQAPVIAMSDTPSLENTLALFDCGVDDVVRKPVHPREILARVAAIRRRLKAIANYTDIGAIRVFADGRDPEINGEVFALPRRERRILEYLVANRGRRVSKAQIFNAIYGIFDEDVEENVVESHISKLRKKLRKKLGVDPIDSKRFLGYCIDWN